The sequence below is a genomic window from Rhodococcus sp. 4CII.
TGCCTTCACCGAGGCCGCGGCTGGCTCCGGTGACGATGGCGATGTTGTTCTCGAGGGTGGGCATGACGATCCAATCTGGGTGTTCGGGTGGGTGAACTACCCCTGGCGAGCCGAGCGCTCGCTCGCGGAGCGGTAGCGAAGAGTGCGTTAGGCGGTGGGTATCGGTGTGGGCTGGTAGGCGAGGAATCGCCAGCCGTCGTCGGTGTTCTTCCACACCGCCAGGCACCGGTTGCGTAGCTTCTTGTCGCGCCCGCCGGCGGTGATGTCGGCGTTCATTTCCCCGACGACGAGTGCGACGTCGTCGACGATGCGGATGAAGTCGATGGGGTGGTCGATCTCGTGGTAGACGTAGAAGCCGGAACGCACCTTGTCGAGGTAGTCCTCG
It includes:
- a CDS encoding nuclear transport factor 2 family protein, which produces MTAPHDATTTIRDLENDRYRAIVDRDLTRFAELSHPDLAYSHSSGETDTLEDYLDKVRSGFYVYHEIDHPIDFIRIVDDVALVVGEMNADITAGGRDKKLRNRCLAVWKNTDDGWRFLAYQPTPIPTA